A single Chiloscyllium punctatum isolate Juve2018m chromosome 26, sChiPun1.3, whole genome shotgun sequence DNA region contains:
- the foxf1 gene encoding forkhead box protein F1, producing MTAEIQQPPAHSTAQSSPMSAAPEKVNNQTSVMESAISTTKTKKTNAGIRRPEKPPYSYIALIVMAIQSAPTKRLTLSEIYQFLQSRFPFFRGSYQGWKNSVRHNLSLNECFIKLPKGLGRPGKGHYWTIDPASEFMFEEGSFRRRPRGFRRKCQALKPMYSMMNGLGFNHIPETYNFQGSRAPISCAPNGLSLDSSISMMNGHLPNNVDGMALPGHSVSHLSTNNGHYMGSCTGSSVGDYPNHADSSVSASPLLTGGGVMEPHSMYTSTASAWAPPASALNNGAPYIKQQSLSPCNPSANLTANLQAHSLDQPYLHQNSHNATDIQGIPRYHSQSPSMCDRKEFVFSFNAMTSPSMHPSTNGSYYHQQVTYQDIKPCVM from the exons ATGACGGCCGAGATCCAGCAGCCGCCGGCTCACAGCACGGCCCAGAGCAGTCCCATGTCTGCAGCTCCCGAGAAAGTCAACAATCAGACCTCTGTGATGGAATCAGCCATCTCCACCACCAAAACCAAGAAAACAAACGCTGGCATCCGACGCCCCGAGAAGCCGCCGTACTCCTACATAGCTTTGATTGTGATGGCCATTCAAAGCGCCCCTACCAAGCGACTGACCCTCAGCGAGATCTACCAGTTCCTGCAGAGCCGCTTCCCTTTCTTCCGGGGCTCCTACCAGGGCTGGAAGAACTCGGTGCGTCACAACCTTTCCCTGAACGAGTGCTTCATCAAACTGCCCAAAGGCCTGGGCAGACCCGGCAAAGGCCACTACTGGACCATTGACCCGGCCAGCGAGTTCATGTTCGAGGAAGGTTCCTTCAGACGCAGACCCAGGGGCTTTCGTCGGAAGTGCCAAGCGCTCAAGCCCATGTACAGCATGATGAACGGATTGGGCTTCAACCACATCCCAGAGACCTACAACTTCCAGGGTTCTAGAGCGCCCATCTCCTGTGCTCCAAATGGGCTTTCGCTAGATAGTAGCATCAGCATGATGAATGGACATCTGCCCAACAACGTTGATGGAATGGCTTTACCAGGACACTCGGTCTCTCACCTGTCGACCAACAACGGGCACTATATGGGAAGTTGTACGGGCTCTTCTGTGGGAGACTACCCCAATCACGCCGACAGCTCGGTGTCCGCCTCTCCCTTGCTGACCGGCGGCGGGGTGATGGAGCCTCACTCCATGTACACATCCACCGCTTCGGCGTGGGCACCCCCAGCCTCTGCACTCAACAACGGGGCTCCTTACATCAAACAGCAGTCTCTATCACCGTGCAACCCGTCGGCGAATCTAACTGCAAACCTGCAAGCACATTCCCTAGACCAGCCCTATTTACACCAAAATAGCCACAATGCGACCGATATACAAG GAATTCCGCGATATCACTCGCAGTCTCCCAGCATGTGTGATAGGAAAGAATTCGTCTTCTCTTTCAACGCCATGACGTCCCCTTCAATGCATCCATCAACTAATGGATCTTACTATCACCAGCAAGTGACTTACCAAGATATCAAACCGTGTGTAATGTGA